A region from the Desulfomarina profundi genome encodes:
- a CDS encoding HAD family hydrolase, producing MKLQTFYSLKTLVKEGRRRAEKKDVITFDLFDTLLVRRIHDPDLVKLPVARFIATLAQSHGVEIGWQQVQAVRDRVEQEQRDETGTRFDDHEACYPVFMEKTLREIFLEKYWDGLLQEVTGYELKMENSMLVPRKELVQWLDELKKKEKRLFIISDMYLPASHLKVLVAYAGLDGLVDDVISSADTFLAKASGRGFEFVQKKYSLEKEKWLHIGDNGFSDGLRAEEFGIEAFIIKDPGESMRKSIVKRYVNYSDGRPFWRGRALQQLMAPLEGENSPRPDLYIEGYNFIGPLIGSFIQELIRKCRENNITKVFFLSREGHTFKKYWEGAVPFLCPDNSQPEIEYLYVSRIALAGACCAHQGLTKTNVDIAFLPAGNRDFHDVCRIFSLDVEPFQTILQEHGLETETCLSHVHDGYDPENRKKLNTMLGNVTFQEEVKRQTQPSGRALEMYLEDIGYFEHDNVAIVDIGWLGTIPRFFNEAIAHRKDRPCCFSYLFGATRGIPYPQDDKNRLEGVMYDRDRFDLAASTLFYARDLFEEACRAPHPTLNGYRLKEDGGYELEFRKTDDAIGRAELEQDQYFAPLQQGIIDSANRFGAASALLGYDLQDFKPWLNYLFVSKLAFPKSREIINIRHRNHLDDFHGSKKPRKDFGQGIRSLWEYSYLQLRLNPLLRLQLFFRHLRERINE from the coding sequence GACGCAGGGCGGAGAAGAAAGATGTTATCACTTTTGATCTGTTCGACACCCTTCTTGTTCGCAGAATACATGATCCTGACCTGGTGAAACTGCCGGTTGCAAGATTCATTGCAACGCTTGCTCAATCACATGGGGTGGAAATCGGCTGGCAGCAGGTTCAGGCTGTTCGGGACCGGGTTGAACAGGAGCAGCGCGATGAGACGGGTACTCGTTTTGACGATCACGAGGCATGTTATCCCGTTTTTATGGAAAAAACCCTTCGGGAAATATTTTTGGAAAAATACTGGGATGGGCTGTTGCAGGAAGTTACCGGGTATGAGCTGAAAATGGAGAATTCCATGCTGGTTCCCAGAAAGGAGCTGGTCCAATGGCTTGATGAACTGAAGAAAAAAGAAAAACGGTTGTTCATTATTTCAGATATGTATTTGCCGGCATCCCATCTCAAGGTGCTGGTGGCTTACGCAGGACTTGATGGTTTGGTTGATGATGTTATCTCTTCCGCGGATACTTTCCTGGCCAAAGCTTCAGGCAGAGGTTTTGAGTTTGTTCAGAAAAAGTATTCTCTTGAGAAGGAAAAATGGCTCCATATCGGTGACAACGGTTTTTCCGATGGTCTTCGCGCCGAAGAATTTGGGATTGAGGCTTTTATTATCAAAGATCCCGGGGAAAGCATGCGAAAATCCATTGTCAAGCGTTACGTGAACTACAGCGATGGTCGTCCTTTCTGGCGTGGCAGAGCTCTACAGCAGCTGATGGCTCCTCTTGAAGGTGAAAACAGTCCCAGACCCGACCTCTATATTGAAGGATATAATTTTATAGGTCCCCTTATCGGTTCTTTTATCCAGGAATTAATTAGAAAATGTCGTGAGAACAATATAACAAAAGTTTTTTTCCTGTCCAGGGAAGGACATACCTTTAAAAAATACTGGGAAGGGGCAGTACCTTTTCTCTGCCCGGATAATTCTCAGCCGGAGATAGAATACCTTTATGTCAGCAGAATAGCCCTTGCTGGAGCCTGCTGTGCCCACCAGGGATTGACCAAAACCAATGTGGATATAGCCTTTCTCCCGGCCGGAAACCGGGATTTTCATGACGTATGCCGTATCTTCAGCCTTGATGTTGAGCCGTTTCAGACGATTTTGCAGGAACATGGTCTTGAAACCGAAACCTGCCTCAGTCATGTACATGATGGTTACGATCCGGAGAATCGTAAAAAACTTAATACAATGCTGGGGAACGTCACATTTCAGGAAGAGGTGAAAAGACAGACCCAGCCTTCAGGGAGAGCTCTTGAGATGTATCTTGAGGATATCGGGTATTTTGAGCACGATAATGTGGCCATTGTCGATATTGGCTGGCTGGGTACTATCCCAAGATTTTTCAACGAGGCAATAGCCCATCGAAAAGACAGACCCTGCTGTTTCTCATATCTCTTTGGAGCAACCAGGGGGATTCCCTATCCTCAGGATGATAAAAACCGTCTTGAAGGCGTCATGTACGACAGGGATCGTTTTGATCTTGCCGCCAGCACTCTATTTTATGCACGGGATCTTTTTGAAGAGGCCTGCAGGGCTCCGCATCCTACCCTGAACGGCTACAGGTTGAAAGAAGATGGCGGTTATGAACTGGAGTTCAGGAAAACTGACGACGCCATAGGAAGAGCGGAACTGGAACAGGATCAGTATTTTGCTCCCCTGCAACAGGGTATTATCGATTCAGCCAACAGGTTTGGCGCAGCCTCCGCTCTTCTGGGTTACGACCTCCAGGATTTTAAACCGTGGCTTAACTACCTGTTTGTGTCAAAACTTGCCTTCCCGAAATCGAGGGAAATTATAAATATCAGACACCGGAATCACCTGGATGACTTCCATGGCAGCAAAAAGCCCAGAAAAGATTTTGGACAGGGAATACGTTCCCTCTGGGAGTATTCCTACCTGCAGCTCAGGCTGAATCCTTTGCTTCGATTACAGTTGTTTTTCAGGCATTTACGGGAGCGTATTAACGAATGA
- a CDS encoding DUF342 domain-containing protein, producing the protein MTEKKSPQQKKILEPAFHFATGKVQIGDDIENKVAVSELVEANHILADFPNFKRLEPKGYEKAVIQCGENTCFSEDGESVLSLVPGYPRIIDNSGNKDNHQIILSVEPLFIISPDKMKVTLNVHPPLPDCRSLKNINLYKLLEDSSIIFGLDEKALKKAEECIQKGDQEFSKFVIARGRPVGKSMDAFLRFELEIGPIAGTLLDDGRIDFRDRRIMVGINKGECIATKIPPVQGTPGVNVFGEETPAPEGKDLKIKTLNDAKFSKETLQVTAIKDGVLSIVNDNVIKVCSKQVVNSDIDYETGNIDSRNCVIIRGSVQPGFKVTTDGDLEITGNVMSTSIKGLGNIVIKGGITGKKTSIEALGDCDINFIEQGKIKCGGLCVIRKQSYYSTVHSGSHIRCKPGSAVISGSLIAAGNITVGNIGAENSKSALIGAGVVAERLLHYEELKASVVEQQDAIIQWLQRYRGSSTSKKVRKMEQKLAETKALLLRVNMIPGTGIYSKAGENENDPKLSGSDYDDRGAINIDKIRIDVVGTVYAGTEIRIGNRSLKLDKTVSARQFKLHPNRRRIIAKPLR; encoded by the coding sequence ATGACTGAGAAAAAATCTCCTCAACAGAAAAAGATACTGGAACCTGCATTCCATTTTGCTACCGGAAAAGTCCAGATAGGAGATGATATAGAAAACAAAGTGGCTGTTTCTGAGCTTGTTGAGGCAAATCATATTCTGGCTGATTTTCCCAATTTTAAAAGACTGGAGCCGAAGGGCTACGAAAAAGCCGTAATACAATGTGGTGAAAACACATGTTTTTCTGAAGACGGAGAATCTGTTCTGTCACTGGTCCCCGGTTATCCGAGGATAATTGACAACTCAGGAAACAAAGATAATCACCAGATTATTCTCTCAGTTGAGCCGCTTTTTATTATTTCGCCCGATAAAATGAAAGTTACACTCAACGTTCATCCTCCCTTGCCTGACTGCAGATCTCTCAAAAATATAAATCTTTACAAACTGCTTGAAGATTCATCAATCATTTTTGGCCTTGACGAAAAAGCATTGAAGAAAGCTGAAGAATGTATCCAAAAAGGTGATCAGGAGTTTTCCAAATTTGTCATAGCCAGAGGTCGTCCTGTCGGAAAAAGTATGGATGCTTTTCTTCGATTTGAACTTGAAATCGGCCCAATAGCCGGAACGCTTCTCGATGACGGCAGAATCGATTTCAGGGATCGAAGAATCATGGTCGGAATCAATAAGGGTGAGTGCATTGCCACAAAAATTCCTCCTGTTCAGGGAACTCCCGGTGTAAATGTGTTTGGTGAAGAGACACCGGCTCCTGAAGGAAAAGATCTGAAAATTAAAACCCTCAATGATGCAAAGTTTTCAAAGGAGACATTGCAGGTCACAGCCATAAAGGACGGTGTTCTTTCAATAGTAAATGACAATGTTATAAAAGTCTGCTCAAAACAGGTTGTCAACAGCGATATCGACTATGAAACCGGGAATATTGATTCGAGAAACTGCGTAATTATCAGGGGCTCTGTTCAACCCGGTTTCAAGGTAACTACCGACGGGGATCTGGAGATAACCGGCAATGTCATGTCAACCTCGATAAAGGGCCTGGGGAATATAGTGATCAAAGGTGGTATCACCGGGAAAAAAACAAGTATCGAAGCCCTGGGTGACTGCGATATTAATTTTATTGAACAGGGAAAAATAAAGTGTGGCGGATTATGTGTTATTCGTAAACAATCATATTACAGTACTGTTCATTCAGGTTCTCATATCAGGTGCAAACCGGGAAGTGCTGTGATCAGTGGAAGTCTCATTGCCGCCGGAAATATCACAGTCGGCAATATTGGAGCCGAAAACAGTAAATCAGCCTTGATAGGGGCAGGTGTTGTTGCTGAACGTCTGCTCCACTACGAAGAACTCAAAGCAAGTGTTGTTGAACAACAGGATGCAATAATTCAATGGCTGCAGCGCTACAGGGGAAGTTCCACCTCAAAAAAAGTGCGGAAAATGGAACAGAAACTTGCTGAAACAAAGGCCCTGCTTCTCAGAGTCAATATGATTCCCGGCACTGGAATATACTCGAAGGCGGGTGAAAACGAAAATGACCCGAAACTTTCCGGCAGTGATTACGATGATCGCGGGGCAATAAATATTGACAAAATAAGAATCGATGTCGTGGGGACGGTCTATGCAGGAACTGAGATTCGAATCGGTAATCGTTCTCTGAAACTGGATAAAACTGTTTCCGCCAGACAGTTCAAACTTCATCCAAACCGAAGAAGAATTATTGCCAAACCTTTGCGTTGA
- a CDS encoding IS110 family RNA-guided transposase — protein MNSITIGMDLGDKTNFVCIVGDRGTILLSKSIDNNVESIRKFFRKYKRTTVAIEAGTHSPWMSRLLSSMGCNVLVGNPRKLRAIWESDCKTDQRDAEMLARIARFDPNLLYPIQHKGEQVQADLALLHSRDLLVRTRSSQINHVRGIVKSFGERLPSCSTECFHKKAISHIPQQLQLGLGPVLILIAQLNEQIKALDKEIESISSERYPETELLRRVKGVGPLTALAFVLTVEDPGRFGKSRQIGPYLGLTPRRDQSGETDKQLRITKAGSPFLRKLLINSAQYILGPFGEDCNLQRFGLRLASRGGKNARRKAVVAVGRKLAILLHRLWKYGEIYDPVYKRNVLSRRKAA, from the coding sequence ATGAACAGTATAACAATTGGAATGGATTTAGGCGATAAAACAAATTTTGTTTGTATTGTGGGTGACAGAGGTACCATCCTGCTGAGTAAATCTATAGACAACAATGTAGAATCCATAAGAAAATTTTTTAGGAAATATAAAAGAACTACGGTCGCTATTGAAGCGGGAACTCATTCCCCATGGATGAGTAGACTCCTGAGCTCCATGGGCTGTAATGTTTTAGTGGGGAACCCAAGAAAACTACGTGCAATATGGGAGAGTGATTGTAAGACAGATCAGCGAGATGCTGAAATGCTTGCAAGGATAGCACGATTCGATCCCAATTTGCTTTATCCGATACAACATAAAGGTGAACAGGTACAAGCGGATCTTGCACTATTGCACTCAAGAGATTTATTGGTGAGAACCCGCTCTAGTCAGATTAATCATGTTCGTGGCATTGTAAAATCCTTTGGTGAGCGGTTACCAAGTTGTAGCACAGAATGTTTTCATAAAAAGGCTATATCCCATATTCCTCAACAGTTGCAGCTTGGCCTTGGACCTGTACTGATACTCATTGCACAGCTTAACGAACAAATTAAAGCTTTGGATAAAGAAATCGAGAGTATCAGCAGCGAGCGGTATCCTGAGACAGAGTTGCTCAGGCGAGTGAAAGGAGTCGGTCCATTAACAGCTCTGGCATTTGTATTGACGGTTGAAGATCCTGGTAGATTTGGAAAAAGCAGACAGATTGGCCCATATCTCGGGCTGACACCTCGTCGCGATCAATCTGGAGAGACAGATAAACAGCTTCGAATAACCAAAGCTGGCAGTCCGTTTTTACGAAAGCTATTGATAAATTCGGCGCAATATATTCTTGGCCCATTTGGAGAGGACTGTAACCTGCAACGTTTTGGTTTACGTCTGGCATCTAGAGGCGGGAAAAATGCAAGACGTAAAGCTGTAGTGGCAGTGGGAAGGAAATTAGCAATACTCCTACATCGTCTGTGGAAATATGGAGAAATATATGACCCGGTTTACAAACGTAACGTTTTATCAAGAAGAAAGGCAGCATGA
- a CDS encoding branched-chain amino acid ABC transporter substrate-binding protein: MLKSKVLALSLMATFLVSGPVFAEETLKVGVQAPITGKYANEGQGIDQSVRLLAEQINEKGGVMGRKIEVISCDDEGTAMKAAICAKDLVNKGVSMVIGSYTSTCAEAAQATYFRAGVLQTSDGTSDTLTQHGYWTFFRNSFPNSAEATFAADYMVKVKNYKRIAILSDFSSYADGLATAVQDSIKKLGGNIVAREKVKSGSQNFTPVLTQLKGKKPDVIFFSGYYSDGGLIRSQQVALGIKADFIGGDANDNVDFVKLAGNAAQGAYIINVPTPELLPYDLAKDFLKAYKAKYNMMPPSIWTILNVDGMRAFIHAMETVKSFDTKKAADYLHTLKDYPGITGPISFAADGNRVGSGYMTYEIQKDGSYKIVHK, encoded by the coding sequence ATGTTGAAATCCAAAGTACTGGCATTATCATTGATGGCCACTTTTCTTGTGTCAGGGCCGGTTTTTGCCGAAGAAACGCTGAAAGTCGGTGTGCAGGCACCCATTACCGGGAAATATGCCAACGAAGGACAGGGCATTGATCAGTCCGTCAGGTTACTTGCTGAGCAGATCAATGAAAAAGGCGGCGTGATGGGCAGGAAAATTGAAGTTATTTCCTGTGATGACGAAGGTACTGCAATGAAGGCGGCCATCTGCGCCAAAGACCTCGTCAACAAGGGCGTTTCAATGGTCATAGGTTCCTATACCTCAACTTGCGCAGAGGCAGCACAAGCCACTTATTTCAGGGCAGGTGTACTGCAGACTTCAGATGGAACGAGTGATACCCTGACTCAGCATGGTTACTGGACTTTTTTCAGAAATTCCTTCCCCAACAGTGCGGAAGCAACTTTTGCGGCCGACTATATGGTTAAGGTGAAGAACTATAAGAGAATAGCAATTCTTTCTGACTTTTCCAGTTATGCTGACGGCCTGGCCACAGCCGTACAGGATTCAATTAAAAAACTGGGTGGAAACATTGTTGCCCGTGAGAAAGTTAAATCTGGTTCTCAGAATTTCACTCCGGTTCTGACCCAGCTTAAAGGCAAGAAGCCCGACGTAATTTTCTTCAGCGGTTACTATTCAGATGGTGGTCTTATCCGTTCCCAGCAGGTTGCTCTTGGGATCAAGGCTGATTTCATCGGTGGTGACGCCAATGATAATGTTGACTTTGTTAAACTTGCCGGAAATGCTGCTCAGGGAGCATACATTATTAATGTTCCTACTCCGGAACTGCTTCCTTATGACCTGGCTAAAGACTTTTTGAAAGCTTACAAAGCCAAGTATAACATGATGCCGCCTTCTATCTGGACCATTCTTAATGTTGACGGCATGAGAGCATTCATTCATGCAATGGAAACCGTAAAAAGCTTTGATACAAAAAAAGCAGCTGATTACCTGCATACCCTCAAGGACTACCCCGGAATTACCGGTCCAATATCTTTTGCCGCAGATGGAAACAGGGTCGGCAGTGGATATATGACTTATGAGATCCAGAAAGACGGCAGTTACAAAATAGTTCATAAATAG
- a CDS encoding branched-chain amino acid ABC transporter permease encodes MDIFLQQLVNGLTIGSMFALIALGYTMVYGVMKLINFAHGDLVAGSAFVALFIFSKLLGGQVSVLSVTGVFVLTIVCISILGFTLERFAYRPLRSAPRLSAVVSALGASMVIQNGIMLLWGPQMHIFPELIPQIIWEVGGVVVSLMQIIIMVLSMILMIALYFFVEKTKIGTAIRASAIDQDAARLMGINVNNIIVTIFIIGSSLGAVGGIFIGLYYRGITFNMGWQYGLYAFVAAIMGGIGNIPGAMLGGMLLGLFNAFIAGYISSTWADAFTFILLIVILIVRPTGILGERVAEKV; translated from the coding sequence ATGGATATTTTCTTACAACAGCTGGTCAATGGACTCACTATAGGCTCCATGTTTGCCTTGATTGCACTGGGCTACACCATGGTTTATGGTGTCATGAAGCTGATCAATTTTGCCCATGGCGATCTTGTGGCCGGTTCGGCTTTTGTTGCATTGTTTATTTTTTCAAAACTGCTGGGTGGGCAGGTTTCAGTACTGTCTGTAACCGGCGTTTTTGTTCTAACAATCGTTTGCATCTCAATACTCGGTTTCACCCTGGAGCGATTTGCCTATCGTCCCCTGCGTTCCGCACCTCGACTTTCTGCAGTTGTATCCGCACTGGGTGCAAGTATGGTTATCCAGAACGGTATCATGCTTCTCTGGGGGCCTCAAATGCATATATTTCCGGAATTGATACCACAGATTATCTGGGAAGTAGGCGGGGTGGTGGTCAGCCTCATGCAGATAATTATTATGGTTCTTTCCATGATTCTTATGATTGCGCTCTATTTTTTCGTGGAAAAAACCAAAATCGGAACAGCTATCAGGGCAAGTGCCATTGATCAGGACGCTGCCAGATTGATGGGTATAAATGTTAACAATATTATTGTTACGATTTTTATTATAGGTTCTTCACTCGGAGCAGTAGGTGGTATTTTCATAGGTCTCTACTATCGTGGCATCACCTTTAATATGGGTTGGCAGTACGGCCTGTACGCTTTTGTTGCTGCCATCATGGGTGGAATCGGCAATATTCCGGGAGCCATGCTCGGTGGGATGCTTCTCGGACTGTTTAACGCATTTATAGCCGGGTACATTTCCAGTACCTGGGCCGATGCCTTTACCTTTATTTTATTAATTGTAATTCTGATTGTCAGACCAACTGGAATTTTAGGCGAGAGGGTGGCGGAAAAGGTATGA
- a CDS encoding branched-chain amino acid ABC transporter permease: MIKKIQQTGYPLFFIVMALLPTFLDSRWLAVATTFVIFTIVALSQDIVLGKAGMFNMGQALFFGMGAYTTAILNSKFGIPVLATLPLAILIPALFGIILAGPIIHLRGDYLLVVTIGFNIVFVQTLQNNLGGVTGGPNGIFGLDMMTVPGLTSFAEFMPYYFALFVLVLTLLVMHNLETSKPGRALHYLREDDLAASSIGINTRVYKIYSFAMGAGIAGMAGTVYANQYSAVSPEAFDFIQSVLFFTIVIVGGSSVPGILLGVFVMFVLPEIFREFSTWRYFIFGFAMIFTMILRPRGIWPAKFGRIPKEFLTKGK, translated from the coding sequence ATGATAAAAAAAATACAACAAACGGGATATCCTCTGTTCTTCATCGTAATGGCACTGCTGCCGACTTTTCTGGATTCCAGGTGGCTGGCTGTGGCAACGACTTTTGTTATATTTACCATCGTAGCCCTGAGCCAGGACATTGTTCTCGGAAAAGCCGGGATGTTCAACATGGGACAGGCACTGTTCTTCGGGATGGGTGCGTATACAACGGCTATTCTCAATTCAAAATTCGGTATTCCGGTTCTTGCAACACTCCCTCTGGCAATACTGATACCTGCTCTTTTCGGCATTATTCTGGCGGGTCCGATCATTCATCTGCGCGGAGATTACCTTCTTGTGGTCACGATCGGCTTTAATATTGTTTTTGTTCAAACCCTGCAGAATAATCTCGGTGGTGTAACCGGCGGACCAAATGGAATCTTCGGTCTTGATATGATGACTGTCCCCGGACTGACATCATTTGCTGAATTCATGCCATATTATTTTGCCCTCTTTGTTCTGGTCCTGACTCTTCTGGTCATGCATAATCTTGAAACAAGCAAACCGGGAAGAGCACTGCACTATCTGCGGGAAGATGACCTTGCTGCCTCAAGTATTGGTATTAATACAAGGGTATATAAAATTTATTCGTTCGCAATGGGTGCAGGAATTGCCGGAATGGCCGGAACTGTTTACGCCAATCAATATTCTGCGGTCAGCCCTGAGGCTTTTGATTTTATACAATCAGTCCTTTTCTTCACCATTGTGATAGTCGGAGGCTCATCAGTTCCCGGTATTCTTCTTGGGGTTTTTGTGATGTTTGTTCTGCCGGAAATATTCAGGGAATTTTCCACCTGGCGGTATTTCATTTTTGGTTTTGCGATGATCTTCACAATGATTCTCAGACCTCGTGGGATCTGGCCGGCAAAATTCGGCAGAATTCCAAAAGAATTTTTAACAAAAGGGAAATAG
- a CDS encoding ABC transporter ATP-binding protein, whose amino-acid sequence MAGRELILTNVTKRFGGLVAVDNLSFHVREGQIYGIIGPNGAGKTTVFNCITGIHPCEEGSIKWCGEEIKDLSPHQVVQRGIVRTFQTIRLFGQMSVAENVMSGRHIKSSQKLWHGIIHTPTSKKDERENWGKVFEILDFFDLTEFASSTVGSLPYGIQRRVEMARAMAVNPFLLILDEPAAGLNDNETQALIQTIYRIREQGVTILLIEHDMDLVMEVTEYLTVINFGGKIAEGTPGEIQDNPAVIEAYLGSDDDE is encoded by the coding sequence ATGGCCGGCAGAGAACTGATATTGACAAATGTGACAAAGAGATTCGGCGGGCTGGTCGCCGTGGACAATCTGAGTTTCCATGTTAGGGAAGGACAGATTTATGGCATAATTGGTCCCAATGGTGCCGGTAAAACCACGGTTTTTAACTGTATCACCGGGATTCATCCCTGCGAAGAGGGCTCAATAAAATGGTGCGGAGAGGAAATAAAGGATCTTTCACCTCACCAGGTCGTACAGAGAGGTATTGTCAGGACTTTTCAGACGATCCGACTTTTCGGACAGATGAGTGTTGCTGAAAATGTCATGAGTGGACGACATATAAAGAGCAGTCAAAAATTGTGGCATGGGATAATCCATACCCCGACTTCAAAAAAAGACGAAAGAGAAAACTGGGGAAAGGTTTTTGAGATACTCGATTTTTTTGATCTGACTGAGTTTGCATCAAGTACCGTAGGCTCCCTGCCATACGGCATCCAGAGAAGAGTTGAAATGGCCAGAGCCATGGCGGTCAATCCTTTTCTGCTCATACTTGATGAACCGGCGGCAGGGCTCAATGACAATGAGACTCAGGCTCTGATTCAAACTATATACAGAATCAGGGAGCAGGGGGTTACTATTCTGCTCATTGAACATGATATGGACCTTGTTATGGAAGTGACCGAATATCTAACCGTTATAAATTTTGGTGGCAAAATTGCAGAAGGTACACCTGGAGAAATTCAGGATAATCCTGCAGTAATAGAGGCGTACCTGGGGAGTGATGATGACGAGTAA
- a CDS encoding ABC transporter ATP-binding protein, producing the protein MMTSKNDRLFSISDLEVSYGSIAAIKGISLDVNRGEIVTILGANGAGKTTTMRTISQLIKAKSGSIRFKEHELTKLPAHKVVSLGISHSPEGRKVFGILSVEENLMLGAYTRKKVDREVLSWVYDLFPRLEERRSQLAGTLSGGEQQMLAIGRALMCKPEMLLLDEPSLGIAPILVKAIFAQIKKIAQSGVTVLLVEQNAKAALKLADRGYVLEVGKIVFSGSSGELLQSKRIQEAYLGKQKK; encoded by the coding sequence ATGATGACGAGTAAAAATGACCGCCTTTTCAGCATTTCCGATCTGGAAGTTTCCTATGGCAGTATTGCTGCAATAAAAGGGATTTCTCTCGACGTAAATCGTGGAGAAATTGTTACCATTCTTGGTGCGAACGGTGCAGGCAAGACAACTACCATGCGTACGATCAGTCAACTGATAAAGGCAAAGAGCGGATCCATTCGATTCAAGGAACATGAACTGACAAAACTGCCTGCCCATAAGGTTGTCAGTCTCGGGATAAGCCATTCTCCGGAAGGGAGAAAAGTGTTCGGCATTCTTTCGGTCGAAGAAAACCTTATGTTGGGAGCATATACAAGAAAAAAAGTTGACAGGGAGGTCCTCTCCTGGGTTTATGATCTTTTCCCCCGTCTTGAAGAGAGAAGAAGCCAGCTTGCGGGTACACTTTCAGGTGGTGAACAGCAGATGCTTGCCATAGGCAGGGCTTTGATGTGTAAACCTGAAATGCTGCTGCTTGATGAACCGAGCCTTGGAATTGCTCCTATTCTGGTCAAAGCAATTTTTGCCCAGATTAAAAAAATTGCCCAGAGCGGTGTAACTGTTCTGCTTGTTGAGCAAAATGCTAAGGCGGCTCTGAAGCTGGCAGACAGAGGTTATGTTCTTGAAGTTGGTAAGATTGTTTTTTCGGGTTCCTCCGGAGAACTGCTGCAATCAAAACGGATTCAGGAAGCCTATCTTGGGAAGCAGAAAAAATAA
- a CDS encoding DMT family transporter: protein MKKQTKAYLYGFAAVSFWSTIASAGKLSLRYLTPVELLFFSSLVSCVVLFTILIFQKKLPELKKTSLKELGVSLLFGLLNPFLYYLVLFKAYDLLPAQQAQAINYTWAITLSLLSIPILGHKVRGIQWVCIGFSYFGVLVIATGGNVISLQFENPSGVGLALLSTVIWSLYWIYNTRDTRDPLVGLFLNFATVMPLIVLYTLWIGKGPLLRITPGLAGAAYIGVFEMGITFVLWLYALKKTESSAKVANLIFISPFLSLFFIHFLVGEKILGSTLVGLAFVICGLSLQAFAESKKKHRAGR, encoded by the coding sequence ATGAAAAAGCAGACAAAAGCATACCTCTATGGTTTTGCAGCTGTCAGTTTCTGGTCTACAATTGCCAGCGCCGGCAAGTTGTCTCTGCGTTACCTCACGCCCGTTGAGCTGTTGTTTTTCAGTTCGCTCGTTTCCTGTGTTGTCCTTTTTACCATACTCATTTTTCAAAAAAAACTCCCGGAACTGAAGAAAACCAGTCTGAAAGAACTGGGAGTTTCCCTCCTGTTCGGACTGCTGAATCCGTTTCTTTATTACCTGGTACTTTTCAAGGCGTATGATCTTCTGCCGGCTCAGCAGGCACAGGCAATAAACTATACCTGGGCAATCACCCTGTCGTTGCTGTCAATCCCAATTCTCGGGCATAAGGTGAGGGGGATCCAATGGGTATGTATCGGCTTCAGTTATTTTGGAGTTCTGGTCATCGCGACCGGAGGAAATGTTATTTCCCTTCAGTTTGAAAATCCTTCCGGGGTTGGGTTGGCTCTGCTTTCCACGGTTATCTGGTCTCTCTACTGGATTTATAATACCAGGGACACACGGGACCCGCTGGTTGGGCTTTTTCTGAATTTTGCAACAGTCATGCCTCTTATTGTTTTGTATACATTATGGATTGGCAAAGGACCACTGTTGCGGATTACACCGGGATTGGCTGGAGCGGCGTATATTGGTGTTTTTGAAATGGGCATCACCTTTGTTCTCTGGCTCTACGCTCTCAAGAAGACTGAAAGCAGTGCAAAGGTGGCAAATCTCATATTTATCTCACCTTTTCTTTCACTGTTCTTTATTCATTTCCTGGTTGGAGAAAAAATCCTCGGTTCGACCCTGGTTGGCCTGGCTTTTGTCATCTGTGGTCTTTCCCTTCAGGCATTTGCGGAATCAAAGAAAAAGCATCGAGCGGGCAGGTAA
- a CDS encoding DUF4136 domain-containing protein: protein MKPHTLTFLLFSILFLSGCATTRVTQDYDTSFHFKFTSSFNWDSEKHEASDRESENQLLDKRFRNAIENSMFSRGFSLKEHPDLLVSYSYSTIQRLETDPFYPSFGYGYGWFGRHGGISLHSGSGIRQYSIGKLVISIFYGNTHDLVWQGVGTGDVFSSSSPETITAEVNAMVESVLGQFPPLRSP from the coding sequence ATGAAGCCCCATACCCTGACGTTTCTACTGTTTTCAATCCTGTTTCTCTCCGGATGTGCGACAACCAGAGTGACTCAGGATTATGATACTTCTTTTCACTTTAAATTCACATCCTCCTTTAACTGGGATTCAGAAAAACATGAAGCTTCCGACAGGGAATCAGAAAATCAACTCCTGGACAAACGTTTCAGAAACGCAATTGAGAATTCCATGTTTTCTCGTGGTTTTTCACTGAAAGAACATCCTGATCTCCTGGTTTCCTACTCATATTCAACAATTCAACGTCTGGAGACTGATCCCTTTTATCCTTCCTTTGGATACGGATACGGCTGGTTTGGTCGTCATGGCGGTATATCGCTGCACAGCGGATCAGGTATAAGACAGTACAGTATTGGGAAACTGGTGATTTCCATTTTTTACGGCAATACACACGATCTTGTCTGGCAAGGTGTCGGTACAGGAGATGTGTTCTCCAGTTCATCTCCGGAAACCATTACAGCAGAAGTGAATGCGATGGTAGAATCAGTACTCGGACAGTTTCCTCCATTGAGATCACCCTGA